Below is a genomic region from Botrytis cinerea B05.10 chromosome 2, complete sequence.
CAATTGATTGCacagaatggaatggaagagaagaaaaagtcgATCTGGATTTCTATAACGTTAATGTAACTTGGAGGTCTTGGGAATCTTTAACGGGATTTGAAAGGGTGGGTAGGTGGGTGGTTACTAATGGGTGTGTGAGTAATGGGTGTGTGAGtaagtatgtatgtatgtatggatggatggatggatggatggatggatgtactGAGTAGTGTGTGCTAACtatactttactttactatACTACTGACTGGCTCACTGGCTGATGGTACATGCAATTGTAGGTAATGGTAATTGATGGGATTGTCGGGGGTGTGAGAGGTGTGAgaggtgagtgagtgagagggagggagattTTCTTCCCCGGCTCGGATGTTGGGGCCGATGGTAGGGGTGGTGAGGGGGTtggaggatggggatggggatggggatggggatggggatgcAGGTAGATTGAtggtatatgtgtatatgtgtgtgtatgtatttaCATGTGTATGAGGGGacgagagaaggagaaggagatgggAGGTTagtggtggatggatgttggGGATGCTAAGGAAGTACTCGCGTAGGTATGTGGgtaggagaggagaggagaggagaggataTACAGATGTAGGGATCCATCAAAACCCGAGTAGAGCAACCGAGTCCTTTGGCTACGTTTAGAAATCGATGTTTGGGTATGGATAGATGGTAGGGAGGGGAGGTATCTAATCCGAGTGTTTATGGaagatgtgatgggatgggatgtgatgtgatgatggaaTTGGGGAATAGAGGGAGAGATATAACACGTGGATGTATGatatatgaagatggagatggagatggagatgtgtATTTCTATTCATCACTATGCTAGGGATTGGTCTGTAAATGTATTTCTCTCAGCTAACTGAACAATTGAATAACTGAATAGCTGACAGACGGTTTTGCGATCGAGGAGAAGATTGATGCGTCGTCGGGCCCGCGAGGATAAGAAAGTTAGGATGGATCatcatacctacctagatagACAAACGATCACCGCACACTGATGACAAACAAATCAACCGCGAAAAAAGATaaagcaaaaaaaagaagcaaagaaaacgCGGGGTTGCAACCCCGCCCTCTGcttacaatacaatacaatacaatacaatactcGTAGCGGGATTTTTGATTCCAAAGCATTTTCATCGAAGTGTGGATGTTTGAATGGaaatgttatattatattacatgACATGTACTGTACTGTGTGCGCAAGCTCCACTGGTTCGAGTTCATTGATGCCTGGTTGATGTACCTCGTCCAGAGAAAGGTATTATCGAAATAAAGACGCTCGCTCGCTGTGATATTATGcaaaagatagatagataccctatagacatgacatgacatggcatggcatgacACTGACACTGACAGATAGAAGAAGCCAAGACGGAATGATAATCCCGcattcacacacacacacacacacacacgagACGAATAAGAAGTCGGccgaagaaaatgaaaatcagTGCCGATGTCGCTGGAGAAAGATTCACtaggtagtaggtaggtaggtagttacCTAGTTGGAGATTCATGGCACACTCTCACACTGTCGAGAGATTTCCTGGTGGCTTGGTGGCTGCAGGGTGGGTGGGgtggaggagatgagatgatgagatgaggagaaaAAAGTCGAAAGACGCGAGAAAGAGGAGGGAACTTTGCCGAGGGTGCGGGTAGGGATGCATGCCAAGAAGCACGCTGGGCTTGAACTTTGCACGTCTGTGTGGATAATTGCAGGAGGGAGGGAGCCGTGCTGGGTTGGTaatggatggaaggatgaTGCTTCGATGGGCATGTCTGTGTGTTTTGATTGCAGGTGGGAGCCGTGCTTGGTgcttggtggatggatggatgggtctTGGGCTTGGGAGTATCTTGCTTGCTcgtggatgggatggatggatcatgGGTGAATGCTTGCttcatggatggatgggatagggAGAAATGGCGGTCAGGGGTTtgtgggtttgggtttgggtttgggtcTGTGGATTCTGTCGTGTGTGTTATCCGGATGGGGTGATGGATAAGTTTTCCGAATTCGCTGCACTGGCTGGccatggagatggagaaatctATTTTGAGGCTCACCGGAGGctttttgggggagggggatgtTGATTGGTGAATTTacgtacctacctactaGACTACTAGGCACCTAGGTACCTCTTGGTTTTGCAGGAGGAATCTTAAATTGATCATTTTTCTGTATGAGTAATCCCAAGCTCTCTGAATCTACTAGTGCTTCCCTCCTCCTCGACAAAtagagattttgaaattaaaatcattCCGGAACGAAGTCAACCCTATTTCGATTGCTGCATCGAAACTTCGTATCGAATTTCAATCAACACATACcctctttttcaaattcgCATATGCAACAAAGTTCAAACCCTCCCTTGAAGAAAGCATAGAATCGGGGATAAGCtagtgtttttttttttctgtcAGAGAAGGTTTCTCAAGGGACGCCATATGGAGGAAGCGAGTGAAATGGCGACACGCTAGGGAGACTAAACTAGATGGAGGATTGTTCAATTGCTCTTTGCAAGATAAAGAATGATGTGgaccttttttttttttccttttctggTTTTTATATTACCCGGCGTCGTCGCTATAGATAGGCCTTTCTTTGATTACTAAACCACAAATAAGGATTCTTCGGGGTTTCAAGGCTTTTAGAGACTTGTTATCATATTAATCAAGTCAAAAGCTTAAATAACTGAATTCTAAATACAATTCACTAACTAACTATAcataaaaagaaaaccatCACAAACATTCTATTTATGATACGATGATACACACCTATCTCGCATGAAAGATAAATTGACCCATGTGACTACGGAGACGAGACTTGAATGGAAAAGTTGCAATTGCTCTCTCACTCATCGGTATTTGAGTTTTCCATAATCCCCTTATTGGATTTAAGTCTGATTAGCGTGTCGCCCTCTCAATCGCATCCCATTCTTAAGGTTTAGGGTTTCGGTATCGTGCATTGAAGGGGCTGAATGTGCGAGTCAGTTGATATCATGAAGTAGGTttagtaggtaggtagggtCTATAGCTATTTGACGGATGAGTTCATGGACTGAGGAAATGAGAAAGCGCGAcgggaggaggaggaggttgaTTTGATCTGATAGGGTGTGTGGAAGATATCTTGTCGCGAAAGTCGGCAGAGAGAAACCTAAATCTGATCGTCTCAACCGATGTAACCCGGTTTCAGTGACTTGCATAGAAAATCATGGATGCGAGTCTGTAAATTGCTCGATGAAGTGAGATGAGGTGGCTCACTGTAGCGAATTGCTGTGGAATTAGAGCACGTGTCATCCCCGGTAGATCTCTTGTAATACGTGAGTTTATTTAAACTCCTATTCTAAGCATTTATCTTGCTTTGCATCTATCGACAAATTGGAGTAAACCTAAACATTCGCATCCCGTATGTCCGAAACCCTCTTCTGTATATCCGAAACCTGCCTCCACGTCTCCAGTCACCTGAACACCCCTTTCCAACACCCAGTCGCTTCATACTCCATATAACCATACTCTACTTCATATATAAACCCCACCCTTCCTCAATCTCACCACATGGTCCTCAAAcccaaatatcaaatgtCTAATTTCAACACTCCCATCTACCCCCGCCATTTCCTTCACAGCACCCTTTCCCAGCTCTCCAAGCCCCAGTCTAGTCTTTGCCATCTCTTGTTCAAGAGGCAGTGAGCCCATGCAATGACCCTTGGATAGAACTTGGATAGAGCATCAAGTTCGGAGTTGCGCGTCGTGGCAACAAGGGCTGAGAAAGCGGTGCCATGGGCGACGCCATTGCTAATGCATGATAATATACCCGTGATGATACTTATGAAAGCTATGAAAACTGTGGTGCTGTAGGATAATGAAAGGTTGTGCGAATGGTACTCTTATGTTATAGTATTGCTTGTTGCCACCACGCCGATACACAAGATACAGTGGTAATGATAATGCtcaaaagattttaattttgCGAAAACTTCAAGTTTTTGAAAGTTGCTTACATCAGTTGAGTTGCGCTGAGCATGCTTATTGTGATGTTATGATAGAGATCTTCAATCGCCAGACCCAAAGTTTGATTGCGATACATAGAATTGAGGCTTGCCAAATATTTTGCTAGTGGCATTGATTAGTCGACTATACCAGTTAATCGTCGATGCGTTAGACCACACAATAGAGCGAGTACTATTGCAGGAGGAATTGTGCATTCTCATTTGAGACAACAAAAAGCGAGGCCTCTCAAAAATTCATCTTTCTACAAACTGTTAGTAAAATCCTCACATATGTCGAGCCTACTTCTTAATACAAAGCTGGAAGATTCGTCAATTGGAACCTTCTCACTAGCTTCAAACATGTATTCACGTGCAGTAATGTTACCCACTGAGAAATTGCATAGAGCTAGAAGTGACGCAATGTAGGGGTCATGTTCAATGTATGGAGAAGGGTTCAGGTAGTCGAAGCCATCAGCGGTGGAATTCATTAGTACAGGCCCAAGCCCCATTGTCTGAAGACTGGTGATCGTTTGATTGCCATTCGCGACATCAAAATCTACTTTGTAAGACGTGTTACTTAGCGAGCATAAGAAAATACTCCTCAAGATCTGCACCCATAATTgtatctttgattttggataGGTACTTGAATTAGGCGGTAGTGGCCAGAAGTTCTGATCTTTGAAACCTAAGCAGTTGAAATTCGCGAGGAGCGCCGTGAATGCAGAAAACATAAATATTGGAATTCAAGTTCGGAAGCAAATGACTCGCTTGCGGTAGCAGGAATAGTGCCTAGGATTAGGGGTAATTAAGACATCATTGTATCATCAGGAAATGAGGCAggattctttttctttcttgcttttggaCATCTGCCGATGGTGAACATCTTATAGTCGGTCCCCAGAACTTTAAGTGGTAAGAAGAATTGCCAGCCGGTGGCTAacgcaaaaaaaaaaaaaaaaaaaaaaaaaaaaaaaaaaaaaaatccataaTTTCGGCTGCAGACGCTGTGAGTGCGGAAAGTTCAGCTGTCGGCCGAGCGATTGTATCGAACCTTGGATAGCAAAACCCTTCCGAGCTCAAATCGAAGTTGGAACTTTCGCTGGTTGGCTTTCGATGGAAATGCCTAGAACCACAGATAAAGTGGCGGAAGGTACAGTAGCTACCAGCCTGTACGAAGAATCAAGCAATAGTCGTGGTTTAATTTATTGGAGGAGGGCATTACTCACCAAGAATATAGTGCTAATAGCACGACCAATTTGGCATGTGCGAGTAATTCAACAATGAAGAAACCAGTAGGTGTTGACTTCAAGGCGAAAAAATAATCAAGTCCATTGAAGGGGAAGGAATCCACTTTAAACAGTGAGAAGGAGTCCCGTTTGAACAACGTTAATGAGTGCTGATCGTAAATTGCTCCCATTGCGGCTTGAGTAAATATAGCACCAAAACTGATAGGCCCTTGCCGGCGTAACGGTGACCCAGCCGCAATCTTATCAAGGGAGGAGAAGTAAAAGTGATGCCCAATAGTTAGAGCATACCCACACAAAACGAGCAATATCATAAACCAGAGGGGTGTTGCCATGCAATTCCCCATTTCACGTATTGTCGCTATCCATGGACCCTGGGGCAATTTGGTGACCAAATGGTGCATCCACATCAAGAGAAAGGACTTGGTGTGAGTCTTGGATGTCAATCAACTTTTGcgatatcaaattgatataCTTAGAATCACTTTGTGAGAATGTGCTCccgtttttgtttttggatcGCGCTAGGCTGATTGCTGCAATTAATTGCTATGGTATGTCTGGTATGGAGCTCCCGTCATTTATATAAGAGAATAGTATGAGAGTATGGAGCTACCGAATCAAAACCGGACGCACTGGTCAAAAAATTGCGATTCTCAAACCAGATGTTGAGTCAAGATGACTGCGAAATGTTGAGgtgattatatttataaccCCCAAGTCTTGGGAAAAGTCATTTTAAAACTCGAAATGACAATAAACGGTttgacttttttttattaaaaaaaaagctgATTGGCTGATGGGAATTTGTTTTGCAATCATTCCGCCCCAGGAGAGACTTCGCTCACGAGAAGGTTTTTTGAGTAGGCATCCTACATTGCCTGCGTACAACATACAAGAGTAGACCAATAGAGTGCAAAGATTGCTCCACACTGGTAGTGCAACACTTGATTCCCAGAGAACGCATACTACGAAGGTAGCTTGATGATGGTTATGTACCTAGAGAATTTGGAAGTTGCTAGCTATCGACTGAACACATCAGCTGGATCATGATATAAGGTAATTTTCTATAGAGTAGAGTTTCGGGTTCTGTTGAACATTTAGAATTGTAAcaaaatgatatatatatatattcatcaaCTTTCTACAACCCAGCcagaatgaaaaaaaaaaagaatagaaatgaaaaaaaaggaGATTGACAAGAGATAAAAGCATGGCGAGGGTTTgtgagaagaaatggaactGTGGGACCTGAGgcaaaaattattttatttgttcGCTTACTAGCGTCCACGTGCGCCCACACAATTGCTTGAATTCCTATTAACATTTTTCGAACTTTCAAAGTCTCACCAAAGACATCGACAACCACACGGCACTCTTTCAACGACAAGATGCCTACCCATTTGAGCAAAACCCGCAAGCAGTACGTTCTATCCCTCGAAATCGCAATTTCCTATCGACAAAATTACAATCGATTGAGCGCGCGCGCCCAGATCAATTCCCCTCGAAGTTGTTGATAGTGTATCGGATGGaggattgaaaaagaattgaagctGACGAGAATTTTTTCTGTATAGCCGCGGTCATGTTTCCGCCGGTAAAGGTCGTGTAGGAAAGCACCGCAAGCATCCAGGTGGTCGTGGTCTTGCTGGTGGTCAACATCACCACCGAACCAACATGGATAAGTACCATCCAGGTTACTTCGGAAAGGTCGGTATGAGATACTTCCACAAGCAAGGCAACCACTTCTGGAAGCCAGTTGTCAACCTTGACAAGGTACGTTCAGTTCTACAATAATTTGGATCGCCGGGAAGTTTAGAACTTTCGAGATGCGATGGATATAGCACCAGAATAAATTTACTAATATTGTTCAGCTTTGGTCCCTCGTCCCACTCGAGAAGCGTGATGAATATCTCTCCggcgaaaagaaagacacCGTCCCAGTCCTCGACCTCCTCCCACTCGGATACTCAAAAGTTCTCGGAAAGGGTAGAATCCCAGAAATCCCATTGGTTGTGCGCGCAAGATGGTTCAGCAAGGAGGCAGAGAGAAAGATCACAGAGGCTGGAGGAGTTGTTGAATTGGTTGCATAAATGGGAAAATTCATAGCGAATGGATTATAGGTTTTCTCAAAATACCATAAATGGCTTCTGAACAAACGGCTATTGGAGttcttgatgaaaatgaaaggaaTTATGAAACCATTTCTTCGTTGGTGaattgattttcattattatgGGTGCTGTACAATCTGAGAGAAGGTTCACTCTCTGAAGTAACCTTTTACACCTTGGTTGGGTGCTATGTAAAACAGTATCTTAAGAACTGGTATACAAGATCTCCATGTCCTCACAATACTAATATATGTACAATAAAGTCCCAAACCAATTTACCATACTCCACATAATCCCAAGAGCGCCAATACATCATTCATTACGCTGGAATCATACTTAATTCGTCCTCATCATAATCTTCGTTCTTGATGTCATCTTGCGTTGGTTCCAGAAGGAATGGATGATTCAAGGCGTCTTCTGCGCTAATACGTTTGTGCGGGTTGAGCTCCAAGCAGCGCTCCAAAAACTCGACTGccaatttctcttccttggtCAATGGTTGTTCCGCCCCATCTGGTCCTCCATCATTTCTACATGTTGACCATAGGATGATTTTCTCCAACGCGAACCCAGCCTGGCCAATTGTAGGAATATTGGTTTCGAAAACAGTCCCGTGAAGATAAGCACagttcttcattctcttgaCACCAAATATGGTAGCAATCTCAATCATTGCCTCAACATCATCGGCCGAATTAAAGAACGGGAAACGCTTCGAAAGTATAGTCAAAAGTATTACTCCGGCAGACCAGATGTCAATTTTCGTCCTTTGCTCTTGACATTTGAAAAGCACCTCAGGAGCCCGAAAGCCACGAGTCCCAGCTCGATTTGCACGCCGCGATGGTCGACTATCATGCTTTGGGTAGCCGGCCGATGGCAAATTTTGAATGGCTACGCTATTCTCCAGCTTCCTTTTGCGTGTGTCATGATCTCTTGTACACAGACAGGCTTTGCAgtcctcttcttctcgcTCTGCCAATCCAAAGTCCACAAGTACGCCCCTTTTCTTATCCGGTTCGTAAAGGAAATTCGTGGGTTTGATGTCCCGATGAAGAATTCCCTGGGCATGAACGGCCTTTAGAGCGGTGAACAACGACCGGAAATACACCTGCATATCTGAGACTTTCATCTTCCTAAAATATTCCCTGAAATCCGTGTGCCTGAAATATGGTAAAACTGCAACTACTTGATCGGTATGTCTGAATGCTGTGATGAGGGGGCAGACTGAATCGCAGCCCCGGAGGTCATTTAGGAGGTCTAGCTCATTGAGGATTCGAGTTGGACTGCTTGTAACATAAATTTTCTTTATGGCAACATATTTCTTCCCACGGCGCTGTTGATTATATTGGTCCAAGACTTCTCGAATTCCACCGGTCCTCCTTTTCTTCACAGGCGGTGACGTCCATGCGGAAtgttctttctcttcaatatcccAATCATTATCGTAATGCTCATATAAGAGATCCTCCGCTTTGTAAACGGTAGAAAACGTTCCTAGATCGCGTTAGCAACCATAATATAACATAGAATTGCTTGATTTACCCTCTCCAATACGATTTATCAGCCGAAATCGATCCTTTATGCCCTTGAAAGTTGCTTCGAATTTGGCGATATCCTCTGCAGTAGCAGCATCAACAGCGTCGTCGCTTTCGTCAGAGTCTTCTGAACACCCTTCTTCTTGCAGCCTTTCGTTATCTTCAAGTCTTGATTCGTCATTCTCGGGGCcctcttcattcattgactCTTCTTGATTTGTCTCGTCATTGtggattgagaaagaatttCTGGTATTCCCTTGACGTTGACGTGCTGTTGACATATTGCTACTGAATAGAATCGTGAGTAAGTTAAGATTTTTAAAGACCCATCACTGAATGGAGTCGAGATCTCGATCTGCTTAGCCCAGTCTACGCTGTAGCAATTTATTGCTTGCTGTATGCGATTTTTGGCGGGGTCTTCAAGTCGCGGTCAAATCGCGGTGCAGAATCTAGACGCTAGTCTTGAAGAGGTAGAAAGTCAACATCAATAAACACAAAACCCCTAGCAACTATTATCGCAAACTTCACTCagacaaacaaataaatcaaCGACAATACACAACCTCGGTTTATGTATTCAACTGCGATTCTGGATAGGTCGCCATTATCGACAATATGGATACGATAGACTTCGATATCAATGATGCTCTTAAGCATTATATGAGCGACCCCGCGACTGTTCCCACACCAGAGGCAGATTCCAACCTTGCCGATTGCGAAAATGACCCCGAATCACTCACAAATGCCCTGGTCAACAGTGTACTCAACCCCATCGTGGATTTAGTTGCAGAGAATCCAGATGCTATAACAAGAAGCTCTTCATTTGATTCCTTGCAATTTTTGTTAAAGTGTGTACCAGTTTGTTCTCAATCTACTCAAAATTACCCCACCGAACCAGATTCTGAACTCTTCAAACTTTCTAGATCCTCCTCCGCCCTACCTACACATGCCTTGAGCAAAATATTTGACCTCATAGTCTCCGGTCTTTCTGCCGAAGCGGATATCATCCACAACGACCTCGAAACGGATGAACAGGAATTAGTGGCTCACCATAAACAACTACTGGAGATCTTTGGGTTCCTATTACAATGGACGATCGCAGCCGTGGAAACCAAGGCGGCCGAGAAGTCGACAACTGCTCCGGTGGCTCGTGGAAGAGGCAAGGCCTCAAAAGCTAAAGCAAGTGCAAAAAATGAGAACTGGGACTCATCTGCTCAACTACAAACAGCACTTGACACTATGTGCAAGGTCTTAAAGTTAAAGCTCTCAAAGATATTTCTAACAACATCCGAAAGGGATACATTTATAAGTCTATTTACGAGACCTGTGTATATGGTACTAGAAAGTGAGCAAAGAGTTAAGAATACAGCAATCCGGATGCACGCTTTCAAAGTGCTTTGCATTGCTGTTAAGCATCATGGCCATGGTTATGGTAGGTTATTTTCAGCTGTGTGAAGGGGTTTTGACTGACAAAATGATAGCTGCACAAATATCTATCGTGCAGAATTTGACCTACTTCGAACATTTAGCCGAACCCATGGCCGAATTTTTGCATATTCTATCAGAGCAATATGATTATCCTCAATTATCGGACGAAATAATTCGAGAGCTTAGCAATAAGGAATTCAATAGTAATGATACCAAAGGACCGAAGTCGGTCTCAACATTTATCGTCAAACTTTCTGAGCTTGCTCCTAGGCTGGTCATCAAGCAAATGACGATGCTGGCAAAACAACTGGATAGCGAAAATTACGCAGTACGATGTGCTCTCATCGAAATTTGTGGAAATCTCATAGCAGACCTGAGTAAGCAAGAAGAACGTGGTGATAACCATAAATCGCAACTCAATGCATTCTTTGACGTATTGGAAGAACGATTCTTGGATATCAACCCTTACTGTCGATGTCGAGCAATCCAAGTTTATATCAAGCTTTGTGAACTCGAACAGAAGTTCCCGAAGCGTCGACAGAGAGTCGCCGAATTAGCCGCGCGAAGTTTGGAGGACAAAAGTAGCAATGTCCGCAGAAATGCCGTCAAGCTCTTGGGAACCTTGATCAAAACTCATCCATTCAGTCTAATGCACGGATCACAGTTGAACTTCAAGGAGTGGAATTCTCGATTAGAAGCCGTTGATGCGGAGTTGAATGCACTTAAGCCTCCAGCCGAAGCAGCTGGATTGGCTGATACTACCACAGCGGAAGCAGATCCTCAATTATTAGATGATGCTACAGTCCTGGAATCGGATTCTCCCAAGAAGGCTCAAGCACCCATGAGCGACGAGGAAAAGATAGCGGCAATCAAAAAAgcacaagaagaagctgCTACTTCAGAGGCTATCAACAAGTTGACTTTGACCAGGCGATATTATGTTGAGGCTCTTAAATTTATCGAAGTTTTACATGGAGCTACTACCATCATCTGTCAACTGCTAGGATCGAAGAACAAGAGCGAGGTTATTGAGGCTATGGACTATTTCGAAATTGGCGACGCTTACAATATTGAACAAAATAAGCTTGGCATCAGAAGAATGTTACGTCTCATCTGGACCAAGGGTAATAGTGACGAAGGAAAGGGTGTTCAAAACCATCTTATTGATTGTTATAAACGCCTCTTTTTCGAAGCTCCTGATACGTATAGTGGAAATGATGCTGCGAATTACGTTGCACGTAATATGATTAGTTTGACGTTTGGAGCGACACCAGCAGAATTAACCTCCCTTGAACAACTATTAAGCACCATGATGAAAGCGAACCATATCCCAGATCTTGTCATCTCCAAACTTTGGCAAGTCTATGGAGTCCAAAAGAGAGAAATCTCGAAGAGTCAAAGACGAGGTTCAATCATTGTGCTAGGTATGCTTGCTACCGCAAAGCCGGAAATTGTGGTTGGGGAAATGGAAACAATGTTACGGATTGGTTTGGGGAGTCTTGGTAGATCAGACTTGCAGTTGGCCAAATACACATGCTTAGCCCTGCGACGAATTAACCCTACTGGAAGGCAAGCGACACAGCATACTTCCAAGCTTAGTAATGATCATGCTGT
It encodes:
- the Bcrpl28 gene encoding Bcrpl28 → MPTHLSKTRKHRGHVSAGKGRVGKHRKHPGGRGLAGGQHHHRTNMDKYHPGYFGKVGMRYFHKQGNHFWKPVVNLDKLWSLVPLEKRDEYLSGEKKDTVPVLDLLPLGYSKVLGKGRIPEIPLVVRARWFSKEAERKITEAGGVVELVA
- the Bccdc7 gene encoding Bccdc7; amino-acid sequence: MSTARQRQGNTRNSFSIHNDETNQEESMNEEGPENDESRLEDNERLQEEGCSEDSDESDDAVDAATAEDIAKFEATFKGIKDRFRLINRIGEGTFSTVYKAEDLLYEHYDNDWDIEEKEHSAWTSPPVKKRRTGGIREVLDQYNQQRRGKKYVAIKKIYVTSSPTRILNELDLLNDLRGCDSVCPLITAFRHTDQVVAVLPYFRHTDFREYFRKMKVSDMQVYFRSLFTALKAVHAQGILHRDIKPTNFLYEPDKKRGVLVDFGLAEREEEDCKACLCTRDHDTRKRKLENSVAIQNLPSAGYPKHDSRPSRRANRAGTRGFRAPEVLFKCQEQRTKIDIWSAGVILLTILSKRFPFFNSADDVEAMIEIATIFGVKRMKNCAYLHGTVFETNIPTIGQAGFALEKIILWSTCRNDGGPDGAEQPLTKEEKLAVEFLERCLELNPHKRISAEDALNHPFLLEPTQDDIKNEDYDEDELSMIPA
- the Bcycs4 gene encoding Bcycs4 — translated: MDTIDFDINDALKHYMSDPATVPTPEADSNLADCENDPESLTNALVNSVLNPIVDLVAENPDAITRSSSFDSLQFLLKSSSALPTHALSKIFDLIVSGLSAEADIIHNDLETDEQELVAHHKQLLEIFGFLLQWTIAAVETKAAEKSTTAPVARGRGKASKAKASAKNENWDSSAQLQTALDTMCKVLKLKLSKIFLTTSERDTFISLFTRPVYMVLESEQRVKNTAIRMHAFKVLCIAVKHHGHGYAAQISIVQNLTYFEHLAEPMAEFLHILSEQYDYPQLSDEIIRELSNKEFNSNDTKGPKSVSTFIVKLSELAPRLVIKQMTMLAKQLDSENYAVRCALIEICGNLIADLSKQEERGDNHKSQLNAFFDVLEERFLDINPYCRCRAIQVYIKLCELEQKFPKRRQRVAELAARSLEDKSSNVRRNAVKLLGTLIKTHPFSLMHGSQLNFKEWNSRLEAVDAELNALKPPAEAAGLADTTTAEADPQLLDDATVLESDSPKKAQAPMSDEEKIAAIKKAQEEAATSEAINKLTLTRRYYVEALKFIEVLHGATTIICQLLGSKNKSEVIEAMDYFEIGDAYNIEQNKLGIRRMLRLIWTKGNSDEGKGVQNHLIDCYKRLFFEAPDTYSGNDAANYVARNMISLTFGATPAELTSLEQLLSTMMKANHIPDLVISKLWQVYGVQKREISKSQRRGSIIVLGMLATAKPEIVVGEMETMLRIGLGSLGRSDLQLAKYTCLALRRINPTGRQATQHTSKLSNDHAVLGKLAAIIEVESDNKEWYGVAEQAISAIYALSKHPDNLCSEILRRKTKDVFQRRAAATPQPKVDEDNDTDMMDVDMPDVDTEEQGQEEEAPPAEVETPAPPENKQKGSIALSQLLFIVGHVAIKQIVHLELCEMDFKRRKVDAEKNKAAETPADKAAKEAADDLDMIGGTTEDDFTDAMSHIRERELLFGQNSLLANFGPLVAEICSNNTTYKDRNLQAAATLCLAKLMCVSSEYCETNLPLLITIMERSKDPTIRSNVVIALGDMAVCFNHLIDENTDFLYRRLNDKDASVKRTCLMTLTFLILAGQVKVKGQLGEMAKCLEDDDKRIADLSRMFFTELSTKDNAVYNHFVDMFSLLSAEKELEEDALRRIIKFLAGFVEKDKHARQLADKLAARLARCESERQWNDVAYALSLLQHKNEEITKLVQGGFRVVQASA